In the genome of Aspergillus luchuensis IFO 4308 DNA, chromosome 2, nearly complete sequence, one region contains:
- a CDS encoding uncharacterized protein (COG:S;~EggNog:ENOG410Q1WQ;~InterPro:IPR036864,IPR021858,IPR001138;~PFAM:PF00172;~go_function: GO:0000981 - DNA-binding transcription factor activity, RNA polymerase II-specific [Evidence IEA];~go_function: GO:0008270 - zinc ion binding [Evidence IEA];~go_process: GO:0006355 - regulation of transcription, DNA-templated [Evidence IEA]): MPSRRSHTKSRKGCLQCKKRHVKCDEETPRCGLCKKRRLECTYPPSSEADSQHASTPQDMPDAFPGPEGEPHSDRMLEMKLFHHYVTETYITLCQGRLDAHHFQVVVPRIAVSHAFLLDSLLGLSALHLAYLNTHDNRSWLEIALKYQNRACSAFTRVLAEMTPENCAPAFLCSIFIMLCATAYPCVTQDKHTFEPLSHVLEIRQLIAGCAFLFEQLSGMEYRGDLQGWLKYKDGEVDQDGNPYHVQESQIKLRSAIMESLQRVQDKFTSLGGPNQTAYQNTWDILHEAIKRWPFGGPNGGIIAWPINISEDYIALLKSGDWVGRVLFLHYGVGLHLLSDKWFVRDWGRRLIETVLQSEEDIPPIWTETITWTKEAVEL; encoded by the exons ATGCCCTCCCGCCGCAGTCATACCAAGTCCCGGAAGGGTTGTCTGCAATGTAAGAAACGGCATGTGAAG TGCGACGAAGAGACACCACGATGTGGCCTGTGCAAGAAACGAAGATTGGAATGCACATACCCTCCATCAAGTGAAGCGGACAGCCAGCATGCATCCACACCCCAGGATATGCCTGATGCGTTCCCTGGTCCCGAAGGAGAACCGCATTCAGACAGGATGCTTGAGATGAAACTATTCCACCACTATGTAACAGAGACATACATCACGCTCTGTCAAGGCCGTCTAGATGCTCACCACTTCCAAGTGGTTGTCCCACGGATCGCGGTCTCTCATGCCTTCTTGCTGGACAGCCTACTAGGATTGTCTGCTCTTCATCTAGCGTACCTGAACACTCACGATAACCGTTCATGGCTAGAAATCGCACTCAAATACCAGAATCGAGCATGTTCAGCATTCACCCGTGTACTCGCAGAAATGACTCCCGAAAATTGCGCACCAGCCTTCCTGTGCTCCATCTTCATTATGCTCTGCGCAACAGCCTACCCGTGTGTTACCCAGGACAAACATACATTCGAGCCTCTATCCCATGTTTTGGAGATTCGACAGCTCATAGCGGGCTGTGCGTTTCTTTTCGAGCAGCTTAGCGGCATGGAGTATCGGGGCGACCTCCAGGGGTGGCTGAAGTATAAGGATGGCGAGGTCGACCAAGATGGAAATCCCTACCA TGTACAGGAATCTCAGATCAAACTACGCAG TGCCATCATGGAGTCTTTGCAGCGGGTGCAAGACAAATTCACCAGCCTTGGTGGGCCGAACCAGACTGCATACCAAAATACGTGGGATATTCTTCATGAAGCCATCAAACGATGGCCGTTCGGTGGCCCAAACGGTGGCATCATTGCGTGGCCCATAAACATCAGCGAAGACTACATTGCTCTGCTGAAAAGTGGAGACTGGGTGGGCCGCGTGCTATTTCTACACTACGGGGTAGGATTGCACCTTCTCTCCGACAAGTGGTTTGTCCGCGACTGGGGCCGGCGTCTTATTGAAACAGTCCTGCAATCGGAGGAAGATATCCCCCCTATTTGGACCGAAACCATTACATGGACAAAGGAGGCCGTGGAGCTCTGA
- a CDS encoding Zn(II)2Cys6 transcription factor domain-containing protein (COG:S;~EggNog:ENOG410PWKM;~InterPro:IPR036864,IPR001138;~PFAM:PF00172;~go_function: GO:0000981 - DNA-binding transcription factor activity, RNA polymerase II-specific [Evidence IEA];~go_function: GO:0008270 - zinc ion binding [Evidence IEA];~go_process: GO:0006355 - regulation of transcription, DNA-templated [Evidence IEA]): MVPVVLESERDCSDLPSLFDKNECGGLFPAPAATVWIYQVAEGLHYMSVSEKPSVYLLFWVSLLNPSSGGHGRIRRVKCDERKPACLRCTSTNRKCDGYMSMPYSIRIAKQLAQVTAFVSPAESRALEFFFRKSAAHLAGYFTASFWTRTVLQLSLTEPTIRQAIAAIGFLYEAEGMSTTPAMAHRWQSSKPDLALHLYNRAIRTTIDKVSSGIDAVPLVIATSILFASLEFLRGNATGVTSHITSGLNLVRSWRAHRERSCCAKSSQTHWVDAELAPILNFFSLNTYEMSALKHLVSAPQEKVHVNPVDAQGKLLLNWRFRTFHQARIALLDLMLYCIGEFPSRQELARLTNLPHSPVQQWAETFEHAAQRWVASFELLVQRKQSECGPAIKNEIDATRMLWYCYRLGLDRYRVANESGWDDFRAVYEDIVSIAERLLSDSDHYPDDVSKTISLDVQLLYPLQAVAWKCRWPDLRRRALGLLQRIPKQELIFYTPNYHAVCTRIMELEEGAIYKEMLPPDHARIYTFVISPTPATTADHPVYSITFTTFPQGRSSEPHFHTESLWLHPSQAGVTTTVPPVDMMKHRDWPPVARTDAHLQHGSV; this comes from the exons ATGGTACCAGTGGTCCTCGAATCTGAACGTGACTGCTCAGATCTTCCATCTCTCTTCGACAAGAATGAATGCGGAGGACTCTTCCCCGCACCAGCGGCAACGGTTTGGATCTACCAGGTCGCGGAAGGGCTGCATTACATGTCGGTGAGCGAGAAACCCTCCGTCTACCTGCTCTTCTGGGTCAGTCTGCTAAACCCTTCATCTGGCGGCCACGGCAGGATCCGTCGCGTCAAATGTGATGAACGCAAGCCGGCTTGTCTTCG ATGTACCAGTACGAACCGAAAATGTGATGGTTATATGTCCATGCCTTATTCGATACGCATCGCAAAGCAGTTGGCACAAGTAACTGCGTTTGTCAGTCCGGCTGAGTCCCGAGCCCTCGAGTTCTTCTTTCGCAAGTCTGCAGCGCATCTAGCTGGTTACTTCACTGCTTCGTTCTGGACCCGCACGGTTTTACAGCTCAGCCTGACCGAACCTACGATCCGCCAAGCTATTGCTGCGATTGGGTTTCTGTATGAAGCAGAGGGGATGTCTACGACTCCGGCAATGGCACACCGTTGGCAATCTTCCAAGCCCGACTTGGCACTACATCTTTATAACCGGGCCATTCGCACTACCATTGATAAGGTTTCATCAGGCATAGACGCGGTGCCTCTAGTTATAGCAACCAGCATTTTGTTCGCGTCCCTCGAGTTTCTCCGAGGAAATGCTACTGGGGTTACATCGCATATCACAAGCGGGCTGAATCTGGTGCGGTCCTGGCGGGCGCATCGAGAGCGATCCTGCTGCGCCAAGAGTTCTCAGACACATTGGGTGGATGCTGAATTGGCCCCTATATTgaacttcttttctttgaatACGTACGAAATGTCGGCACTCAAACACCTCGTCAGTGCGCCACAAGAAAAAGTACATGTCAATCCCGTGGATGCTCAAGGCAAGCTCTTATTGAACTGGCGGTTCCGAACATTCCATCAGGCACGCATCGCCCTTCTCGACTTGATGCTTTACTGCATCGGAGAATTCCCCAGCCGGCAAGAGTTGGCCAGACTGACGAACCTCCCGCACTCACCCGTGCAGCAATGGGCCGAAACTTTTGAGCATGCCGCCCAGCGATGGGTGGCAAGCTTCGAATTGCTAGTGCAACGGAAGCAGTCGGAATGCGGACCGGCCATAAAAAACGAGATTGATGCTACTCGCATGTTATGGTATTGTTACCGTCTAGGACTTGATCGGTATCGTGTGGCCAATGAATCCGGCTGGGATGACTTCCGCGCTGTCTACGAGGATATTGTCTCAATTGCCGAACGTCTGCTCAGTGACTCAGACCACTACCCGGATGATGTCTCCAAAACGATAAGTCTGGACGTACAGCTGTTGTATCCGTTGCAGGCCGTCGCCTGGAAATGCCGCTGGCCGGACCTTCGCCGTCGAGCCCTGGGTCTTCTACAACGAATTCCGAAGCAAGAACTGATCTTCTATACTCCGAACTATCACGCCGTCTGCACACGGATCATGGAGCTTGAGGAAGGTGCAATATATAAAGAGATGCTTCCCCCAGATCACGCCCGCATCTACACTTTTGTTATCAGCCCAACTCCGGCAACGACGGCTGACCACCCTGTATACTCCATCACGTTTACCACCTTCCCACAGGGCCGAAGTAGCGAGCCACACTTCCACACAGAATCGCTATGGCTTCATCCTTCGCAAGCGGGGGTCACGACAACCGTGCCACCTGTTGATATGATGAAACACCGTGACTGGCCACCGGTCGCCCGAACGGATGCTCATTTGCAACATGGTTCAGTGTAG